In the genome of Halococcus agarilyticus, one region contains:
- a CDS encoding DUF7559 family protein, producing MPATLEVVCTDDSCEMDMFELHYTYDMPDDVGVEDFQCPYCGGTDCLDAVEL from the coding sequence ATGCCGGCAACCCTCGAAGTCGTCTGTACGGACGATAGCTGCGAGATGGACATGTTCGAGCTGCACTACACCTACGACATGCCCGACGACGTCGGCGTCGAGGACTTCCAATGCCCCTACTGCGGCGGCACCGACTGTCTCGACGCCGTCGAGCTATGA